The Magnetococcales bacterium nucleotide sequence TTCCAATCGATCCATGGCCGTCTGAATATGTTCCCCGTTCTGGTGGCTGTAGCGTTCCACCATGGCCAGGGTTTTGTGCCCGGAGATGCGTTTGACCGTGGGAAGATCCACCCCCGCTTGAACCAGGTGGGTGATGGCGGTATGGCGAAGGGTATGGCGAACGACTTGGTTTGGGTCCAGACCGGCAGCCAGGACAACGCGACGGTACGCTTTCACGGTATCCGCCAATTTCTCCCCGTCAGGCAGCGGCCTTGACTTTCGGCTGCATGTCC carries:
- a CDS encoding tyrosine-type recombinase/integrase, with the protein product TCSRKSRPLPDGEKLADTVKAYRRVVLAAGLDPNQVVRHTLRHTAITHLVQAGVDLPTVKRISGHKTLAMVERYSHQNGEHIQTAMDRLEGRYRQLG